The genomic segment CTATGGGAAGTTCAGCCAAAATTTTGACCCGCTTGGCCTGTACGGCTGCCCGGGCGGCTATATTGGAGACGATCGAATAACCCAGACCGGCTTGGACCATGGAAATGACGGACTCGGTATGTTCCACTTTGGCTACGCATTTGAGATCCCGCACAGAATATCCCCACTTACGGAGCCCCTGGTCTGCCGCTCTCCATGTGCCTGAACGTTCGCTCCTGAATACAAAGGGACTATCCTTGATATCTTCAAAGTCTTCGATCTCCTCACCATGATCCGGACCAATGATCACCAATTTATCTTTGGCAATCACATGCTGCTTTAAGGACTCATCTGCAGGGGAAATTCCCACAAAGCCGATATCGACTTTTTCATTGGTAATTAATTCTAAGACATGGGTTGATTCATGGACCGCCAACTGTACTTCCATCTGTGGAAAACGGTCCAAAAATTTTTGCAGGATAGGAGGAAGTAAATACGTCCCTGGAATGGTGCTAGCACCAATCTTAATCAATCCCGCCATATTTCCCTGTAAAGCGGCGCACTGCTCTACGATTTCCTGCCAGCCTTTAAGCAGGGTTTCTCCATGGCGGAGCACAATCCTTCCTGCCTCCGTTGGTTCCAGCGTATCCCTGTTTAACAGGGGAACACCCAGCTCTTTCTCCAGTTTTTTGATCTGTTTGCTGACAGCCGGCTGACTAATATTTAAAATTTGAGCCACCGTTGAAAAATTTTTGTGTTCTGCCGCTAACATAAAGGTCTTTACTCTTTTTAGATTCATCTTCCCTCACCATAACAAATGGTTATGATCATTTTAATTGATTGTTAACCTACGCTAACGCTTAGAAGTGGGAGACTTCTGTCGGAGGTAAGTTAAAATCGGGATGCTGTGCTATTGAGCAATTTTATCAGGAGCACAATGCCTCCCATGTTCACCCTGCACAAAAAAGGCGCACTCCCTATAAAGAGTGCAGCTTTAGGCAACATCATATATCCAAATTGCGCACATATTTGGCATGTTGCTGGATAAACTCACGGCGCGGCTCCACTTGATCCCCCATTAAGGTCTCAAAGATAGCATCCGCCTCCACGGCATCCGTTAAACTGACCTGCAGCAAGGTGCGGCTTTCCGGGTCCATGGTGGTTTCCCACAGTTGGGTGGGATTCATCTCACCCAATCCTTTGTAGCGCTGGATGGTGGGTTTGGGGTTGTCAGGCAGTTCCTTTAACTTTCGCTCCAATTCCCGGTCCGAATAAGCGTATAAGACTTTTTTGCCCTGGGTAATTTTATACAAAGGCGGTTGGGCGATATAGACATACCCCCGTTCGATCAACGGTTTCATGTACCGGTAGAAAAAGGTTAAGAGCAAGGTGCGGATATGGGCTCCGTCCACATCAGCATCCGTC from the Caldalkalibacillus thermarum genome contains:
- a CDS encoding selenium metabolism-associated LysR family transcriptional regulator encodes the protein MNLKRVKTFMLAAEHKNFSTVAQILNISQPAVSKQIKKLEKELGVPLLNRDTLEPTEAGRIVLRHGETLLKGWQEIVEQCAALQGNMAGLIKIGASTIPGTYLLPPILQKFLDRFPQMEVQLAVHESTHVLELITNEKVDIGFVGISPADESLKQHVIAKDKLVIIGPDHGEEIEDFEDIKDSPFVFRSERSGTWRAADQGLRKWGYSVRDLKCVAKVEHTESVISMVQAGLGYSIVSNIAARAAVQAKRVKILAELPIEREFYAVYLPAKENNQAITHLVDLASILSDGFKTH